AGCAACAGCAGGGCTTCGGGGAGCAGGCGCTGGATCACGGCTGCTCCGTCAGGCTGCCGAAGCCTTTAGGGGTCTTGATCTGGGTGCAGGTGCCTTTGTCCACCAGCACCCAGGCGTTGCCCTGGTAGTCGGTGGTGGAGGTGGCGGCGCACGAGGTGCCAGCGCCTGCGGCGCAATCGTTGGCACCGGGCCAGGGCCACGCCGAAGCATTTTTCCTGGGGCTTGGGTTCATCGGCATGAGCCACGGCCGCGAAGGCACTGAGGGACAGGGCGAGGGTTGCCGCGAGGGCTGCGTAAGGACGCTTCATGGGGTGAGTCTCCTGGCTTGACTGAGTGTGGCCAGGGCGCCTTGGGGTCGGTGACCGCCTGCGCCAGCTGGTGTGCAGAGTTAAAGCCAGGCGTGTATCCGGTCTGTGTCGCGAACGCGATAGAACGTCATGCGGGTGTATCAGGATGGGGCGGGGATACAGTTCGATACACAGTCAATAAAACATTGCCAAAACCCCGGCGGTTTATTCGGCATCCCGAACGACACAATTAGAAATATTCGCCTTTCCGAACGAAGGCTCTTAAGGGCCGCCGACGACCGCAAAAATCACCATAAATTTCATACGGTTGTTGTCATGTTTGTTACATGCCAACTGGCATACATTCTGCTTTATCCGTGTTTCTGGTAATAAAATGTTTCAGCTCTGAGACAGTCTCATCCCCTGAAGCATGGCCGGCGATCCACCTATAAAAACCACCACGCCCCAAAGGAGGGCGGCCTTCCGACCTTTTGATCGACATCAACTTTCCAAGACTGCTGCTGCACATCTGCACCCCAAAAAGGGCGAACGGCCTGATCGCCGAAAACAAGCCCGACTATAAAAAGGACGATTTGATGAGCTCGAGCAAGAACCACGCAGTGTCCTTCCTGGACGCAGACCACCCCACGCCGGCCACCCCGGACAGCACCATTGGCTTCGGCCCTTTCCTACTCCTGGCAAGGCAGCACGTATTGCTGCGCAACGGCGAGCCGGTGACCCTCGGCAGCCGTGCGCTCTACCTGCTGATTGCCCTGGTGACCCGCGCCGGCGAACTGCTGGAGAAATCCGAACTGATCTCCTTCGCCTGGCCCAAGGTGGTGGTGGAGGAATGCAACCTGCGCGCGCAGATCGTCGCATTGCGCCGGGCCCTGGGTGACGATGGCAACTTCAGCTATATCGTCACGGTGCCGGGTCGGGGTTATCGGTTTGTGGCGCCCGTCACGGTACTGGCTCCCGGTGAAGAGCACCTGCCGGTGCCTTATGTGCGGGTGGATGAGCCCAACCTGCCGACGTCGACAGCTGAAGTGATCGGCCGCGACGCCTTGATCGCCAGCCTGGCCGACCAGGTCATGAGCCAGCGCTTCGTCACCCTCACCGGCCCCGGCGGCATCGGCAAGACCACCGTGGCCATGGCCGTGGCGCAGCGCTTGGCCAGTGAACTCAACCTGGGCAGTTGTTTTGTCGACCTGGCCCCCGCCACCAGCGGGCAATGGGTGGCCGGCATGCTCGCCAGCGCCCTGGGCATCCAGACCGTCAGCGAAGACCCACTGCACGGCGTGGCCGCCAGCCTGGCCAACCGGCGTCTGTTGCTGGTGCTGGACAACTGCGAACACGTGCTGCCGGCCACCGCCGACGCCGTGGAAACCCTGCTGCGCAGCGCACCTCAATGCCATGTGCTGACCACCAGCCGCGAACCCCTGCGCGCCGACGGTGAACGGGTGCACGACCTGGCACCGCTGCAAGTGCCCGACGCACACGCCAGCCTCAGCGCCCACGAAGCCCTCGCCTGGTCCGGCGTGCGCCTGTTTGTGGAGCGAGTGCGCGCCCTCGACCCCGACTTTGTGTTCGGTGATGCGGATGTCGCGGCGGTCTGTGCGATCTGCCGCAAGCTCGACAGCAACGCCTTGGCCATCGAGATCGCCGCCGCCCGCGTGCGCACCTTTGGCATCCAGGACCTGGTGGGCCTGCTCGACGGTAGCTTCCGCCTGCAAATGACTGGCCGACGCACCGCCCTCGCCCGCCATCGCTCCTTGAGCGCCACCCTGGATTGGACCTACGCCATGCTCAGTGGCGATGAACAGGCGATGCTGCGTCAGCTCGCGGTGTTCACCGGTTCCTTCACCCTGGAAGCGGTCAAGTCGATGACCGCCAGCAGCAGCCTCGACCCGCGCAACGCCCTGCCCCTGCTCGAAAGCCTGATGGACAAGTCACTGCTGATCGCCGGTGAGTCCAAGGCGCTCAAACGCTATCGCCTACTGGAAACCACCCGCGCCTACGCCCTGGAAAAACTCAGCGAACAAGGCGAAACCCGCTCAACCTGCCAACGCCATGCACGCTATGCCCTCGGCATGCTGCAGGAAGCCGGGCAGACCCTGGACGGCCTGTCGCCGGAAACCTGGCTGGCGCTCTACGGCCCGGAAATCAACACCATCCGTGCGGCGCTC
The genomic region above belongs to Pseudomonas azotoformans and contains:
- a CDS encoding ATP-binding protein, producing the protein MSSSKNHAVSFLDADHPTPATPDSTIGFGPFLLLARQHVLLRNGEPVTLGSRALYLLIALVTRAGELLEKSELISFAWPKVVVEECNLRAQIVALRRALGDDGNFSYIVTVPGRGYRFVAPVTVLAPGEEHLPVPYVRVDEPNLPTSTAEVIGRDALIASLADQVMSQRFVTLTGPGGIGKTTVAMAVAQRLASELNLGSCFVDLAPATSGQWVAGMLASALGIQTVSEDPLHGVAASLANRRLLLVLDNCEHVLPATADAVETLLRSAPQCHVLTTSREPLRADGERVHDLAPLQVPDAHASLSAHEALAWSGVRLFVERVRALDPDFVFGDADVAAVCAICRKLDSNALAIEIAAARVRTFGIQDLVGLLDGSFRLQMTGRRTALARHRSLSATLDWTYAMLSGDEQAMLRQLAVFTGSFTLEAVKSMTASSSLDPRNALPLLESLMDKSLLIAGESKALKRYRLLETTRAYALEKLSEQGETRSTCQRHARYALGMLQEAGQTLDGLSPETWLALYGPEINTIRAALDWAYSPSGDLALGIELTLGGVPLWLRLSLVSECRTWVDKGLASDGLVPLPLRQRMLLQTALASVLMLTYGTGSEMREAWRQVREDARDLGDAEHKLRALWGLWTDRCGCNQYTEALELAERYIALNSSGSHQLLGKRMRAVALFHMGDLLGARQNIDEALGSPSAPRSHIIDVHFDQRIAARCLKAKVQLLEGDVDPALRLIGQCVDEAISLDHPATLWYTLCLGAIPLALLASNLPKVRYYLGLLQGSTTGQDLHIWRQFRLCFESILLIREGSPEAGVPQLGEALHHLQGQGDSQLYSLLRCEYALGLARLGLEKLALEVLEDTLQLALGRHERWFAPQMLRIKAQLTLRQAHFGSVDKAKVLLRQAWVDAQLSGAHFWRAQIATDLARLQEPKLRIASLPRFQHR